TCCCAATTGCCCATGATGAAGAACGGGCTCTGGCCCGAGCTGAACAGCGCCAGGGCTGCCGGGCTTTCCACCTGCACCGGCGTATAGCCGCTATCCACCCAGCCTTTGACCACCTCGATGGCATTGGTCAGCTTGGCCAGGTCTTCGTCGGTGGGGAAGAACCCGCCGGCGGCTTCGTCGAACATGGTGCCGCCCTGCTGGCCGAACAGGCTGTAGATGGTGCGGTAGCGGTCGCCGGTCGGCGTGGAGATGCCGTATTTGCCGTCGCCGGTGAACTGGGCGAGGATCGCATTGAAGTTGTCGAGCCCGTCGAGACCCGTTGGCAACCCGTCTTCACCGAGCAGCCCGGCTTCGGCCAGCATGTCCTTGTTGTAGTAGAGGATCAGCCCATGCTGGTCGAACGGCACGGCATAGCGGGTGCCATCGACCTTGCCGGCATCCGAGGCGGCCGTGGTGAAGTCGGTATTGGCAATGCCGGCGCCGGCCATATCCTCGTCGGTGATTTCGCTCAGCGTGCCGCTATCGACGGCCAGCGGAATCCGGCTCAGGTGATAGGTGGCGATATCGGGCCCTTCCCCGATGGCCGAGGACGTCTGCAACTTGGTGTAGAACGGCGTACCCCATTCGAGCGTCGTGCCCTCGATGGTGATTTCCCCTTCATGTTCGGCATTGAACGCGTCGATCAGCGCCTTCATGCGCACGCCATCGCCACCGGCAAGGAAGTCCCACCACACCACGGTCTGCTGTGCGAAGGCGCCGGATGCGAGCGCAAGGAATGCGGTCGAAGCCAAAGCAAGGCGACGTAGATTTTTCGTCATTCTTTCCTCCCAAAAGGTTGCTGCTCTATGCTTGGATCTGCGGTTGGTGCGTCGCATTGAGCCTGTAGCCCGCACCCCGGAAACCGTTGTCAGCTGGAGTGATAGGCGGCGCCTTCGGCATCGAAGAGATGCGTCTCGCTGCGATCGGCCGCGAGGCTGACGGCCACGCCGGGCTCCAGCGTGCTCTTGCCGCCATCCTCGGCCACCACAAGCGCCCCATCGGCCAGCCGCACATGCAGCAGCGTCCGGTCGCCCAGCCGCTCCACCAGCTCGACCACGCCATTGAGGCTCCCGCCCTCGGCCACCTTGAGGGCATCGGGCCGCACGCCCAGCGTCAGCCCGTTGCGCGTTGGCAGCACCGAGATCGCGATATCGGTCGGCA
This sequence is a window from Devosia ginsengisoli. Protein-coding genes within it:
- a CDS encoding extracellular solute-binding protein; the protein is MTKNLRRLALASTAFLALASGAFAQQTVVWWDFLAGGDGVRMKALIDAFNAEHEGEITIEGTTLEWGTPFYTKLQTSSAIGEGPDIATYHLSRIPLAVDSGTLSEITDEDMAGAGIANTDFTTAASDAGKVDGTRYAVPFDQHGLILYYNKDMLAEAGLLGEDGLPTGLDGLDNFNAILAQFTGDGKYGISTPTGDRYRTIYSLFGQQGGTMFDEAAGGFFPTDEDLAKLTNAIEVVKGWVDSGYTPVQVESPAALALFSSGQSPFFIMGNWEVPTFVDLHAKGELFEWGAVELPVLFENKAAWSDSHAFVIPANSGKDADPDKRAAVMQVIAWMDQHSLDWAGAGHIPAYNAVRESAEFKALKPQSDYAGFADTAVFDPRTILAGPAAPLGDAWSNYINPATTGEIEPADAAAQMRDDLNGQL